The Brassica napus cultivar Da-Ae chromosome C7, Da-Ae, whole genome shotgun sequence genome has a segment encoding these proteins:
- the LOC106415991 gene encoding secretory carrier-associated membrane protein 1 isoform X1 encodes MSRYESPSFNDGEVNPFANPSTVPAATSQYDRGGATIDIPLDSGKDLKAKEKELQAKETELKRREQELKRKEDAIAQAGIVIEDKNWPPLFPLIHHDISNEIPIHLQRIQYVAFTSLLGLVVCLLWNIVAVTTAWIKGEGPTIWFLAIIYFISGVPGAYVMWYRPLYRAMRTDSALKFGWFFFTYLVSFSFDLVIFSWLVLTHPKEEGEMLVKRLEMKMQFHIGFCVFAAVAPPIIFKGKSLTGILPAIDVLSGNILVGIFYFIGFGFFCLESLVSIWVIQQVYMYFRGSGKAAEMKQEATRRAMMAAL; translated from the exons ATGTCTCGCTACGAGTCTCCTTCCTTTAACGACGGCGAGGTTAATCCTTTTGCG AATCCTTCAACTGTTCCTGCTGCAACGTCACAGTATGACCGTGGTGGTGCCACAATTGATATCCCTCTAGACTCTGGGAAG GATCTGAAAGCTAAGGAGAAGGAACTCCAGGCCAAAGAAACTGAATTGAAGAGACGGGAGCAG GAACTTAAGCGGAAAGAGGATGCTATAGCACAGG CCGGGATTGTGATAGAAGACAAAAACTGGCCACCTTTATTCCCTCTCATCCACCATGACATCTCTAATGAGATACCCATCCATCTGCAGAGAATCCAATATGTTGCATTCACATCGTTGCTGG GTCTTGTGGTGTGCCTGTTATGGAACATTGTAGCAGTCACCACCGCGTGGATTAAGGGAGAAG GTCCAACGATATGGTTTCTAGCTATTATCTATTTCATATCGGGGGTTCCTGGAGCATATGTTATGTGGTATCGACCTCTATATCGTGCCATGAG GACTGATAGTGCTCTGAAATTTGGGTGGTTTTTCTTCACTTATCTGGTGAGTTTTTCATTCGATTTAGTGATATTTTCTTGGTTAGTTCTGACACATCCAAAGGAGGAAGGGGAAATGTTAGTAAAAAGACTTGAAATGAAAATGCAGTTTCACATAGGGTTTTGTGTATTCGCCGCGGTGGCTCCTCCAATCATCTTCAAGGGGAAATCGCTGAC GGGAATATTGCCGGCGATTGACGTGTTGAGCGGGAATATATTGGTTGGG ATATTCTATTTCATTGGGTTTGGATTCTTCTGCCTGGAGTCACTCGTGAGCATCTGGGTTATTCAG CAAGTGTACATGTACTTCAGGGGGAGCGGTAAAGCAGCAGAGATGAAGCAGGAGGCAACAAGACGAGCAATGATGGCAGCTCTCTGA
- the LOC106415991 gene encoding secretory carrier-associated membrane protein 1 isoform X2, with translation MSRYESPSFNDGEVNPFANPSTVPAATSQYDRGGATIDIPLDSGKDLKAKEKELQAKETELKRREQELKRKEDAIAQAGIVIEDKNWPPLFPLIHHDISNEIPIHLQRIQYVAFTSLLGLVVCLLWNIVAVTTAWIKGEGPTIWFLAIIYFISGVPGAYVMWYRPLYRAMRTDSALKFGWFFFTYLFHIGFCVFAAVAPPIIFKGKSLTGILPAIDVLSGNILVGIFYFIGFGFFCLESLVSIWVIQQVYMYFRGSGKAAEMKQEATRRAMMAAL, from the exons ATGTCTCGCTACGAGTCTCCTTCCTTTAACGACGGCGAGGTTAATCCTTTTGCG AATCCTTCAACTGTTCCTGCTGCAACGTCACAGTATGACCGTGGTGGTGCCACAATTGATATCCCTCTAGACTCTGGGAAG GATCTGAAAGCTAAGGAGAAGGAACTCCAGGCCAAAGAAACTGAATTGAAGAGACGGGAGCAG GAACTTAAGCGGAAAGAGGATGCTATAGCACAGG CCGGGATTGTGATAGAAGACAAAAACTGGCCACCTTTATTCCCTCTCATCCACCATGACATCTCTAATGAGATACCCATCCATCTGCAGAGAATCCAATATGTTGCATTCACATCGTTGCTGG GTCTTGTGGTGTGCCTGTTATGGAACATTGTAGCAGTCACCACCGCGTGGATTAAGGGAGAAG GTCCAACGATATGGTTTCTAGCTATTATCTATTTCATATCGGGGGTTCCTGGAGCATATGTTATGTGGTATCGACCTCTATATCGTGCCATGAG GACTGATAGTGCTCTGAAATTTGGGTGGTTTTTCTTCACTTATCTG TTTCACATAGGGTTTTGTGTATTCGCCGCGGTGGCTCCTCCAATCATCTTCAAGGGGAAATCGCTGAC GGGAATATTGCCGGCGATTGACGTGTTGAGCGGGAATATATTGGTTGGG ATATTCTATTTCATTGGGTTTGGATTCTTCTGCCTGGAGTCACTCGTGAGCATCTGGGTTATTCAG CAAGTGTACATGTACTTCAGGGGGAGCGGTAAAGCAGCAGAGATGAAGCAGGAGGCAACAAGACGAGCAATGATGGCAGCTCTCTGA
- the LOC111207766 gene encoding uncharacterized protein LOC111207766, with the protein MAYYLTDGIYPNLSTFIQSIPLPQRPKAELFARRQESVRKDVERAFGILQARFAVVKNPALLWDKEKIGKIMKTCVILHNMIVENERDGYTQYDTSDFEAGESSRSSKVKRRKSVNVPMLDIRNQIRDPQIHDRLKADLVEMYGKNMVQ; encoded by the exons ATGGCGTACTACCTTACAGATGGAATTTATCCGAATttgtcaacatttatccaatccatcccacttCCTCAACGTCCTAAAGCAGAGCTATTTGCTCGACGTCAAGAATCCgtcagaaaagatgtcgaacgtgCTTTTGGAATATTGCAAGCGAGGTTTGCAGTAGTTAAAAACCCAGCTCTACTATGGGATAAGGAAAAAATAGGAAAGATTATGAAAACTTGTGTCATACtccacaatatgatagtagagaacGAACGCGACGGATACACTCAGTATGATACATCTGACTTCGAAGCAGGAGAGTCAAGCCGAAGTTCCAAGGTTAAAAGGAGAAAAAGTGTGAATGTCCCTATGCTTGACATTCGCAATCAAATTCGGGATCCACAGATACATGatcgtttgaaagctgatttagttgaaatgtATGGGAAAAATATG GTTCAGTAA
- the LOC125589899 gene encoding uncharacterized protein LOC125589899, with product MSSSSSDGVDEAVEEMFDQEFDNIIDSLVDVQANKPKRRAYIERDREQGHNQLWNDYFKEHPTYPPDMFRRRFQMNKPLFLRIVDRLNNEVPYFDQRKNAHGRYGLSALQKCTTAIRILAYGQSGDTYDEYLQLGESTALLCLENFTNGIIQLFGDEYLRRPTADDLRRLLDNGEARGFPGMIGSIDCMHWEWKNCPTAWRGQYTRGT from the coding sequence atgtcatccTCATCGTCAGATGGCGTAGATGAAGCTGTTGAAGAAATGTTCGACCAAGAATTTGATAATATCATCGACTCCCTAGTTGATGTTCAAGCCAACAAACCGAAGAgacgagcttatatcgaaagagatCGGGAACAAGGCCACAATCAACTATGGAACGACTATTTCAAGGAACATCCTACATACCCACCAGACATGTTTAGGCGGCGTTTTCAAATGAACAAGCCTTTAttccttcgcattgtcgatCGCCTCAATAATGAAGTTCCATATTTTGACCAAAGAAAAAATGCTCACGGAAGGTACGGGCTATCTGCACTTCAGAAGTGTACAACAGCTATCCGAATCCTGGCATATGGTCAATCGGGAGATAcatatgacgaatatctccaACTAGGTGAAAGTACTGCACTTTtatgtttggaaaatttcaCTAATGGGATAATACAattgtttggagatgagtatctaagaagaccTACAGCGGATGATCTTCGACGATTACTCGACAATGGAGAGGCACGCGGGTTTCCGGGGATGATAggcagcatcgactgtatgcattgggagtggaaaaactgcccaacCGCTTGGAGAGGCCAGTACACCCGTGGTACATGA